In Saccharothrix violaceirubra, the following are encoded in one genomic region:
- a CDS encoding DUF3145 domain-containing protein, whose amino-acid sequence MSTRGSTSGVVYVHSSPSAVCPHVEWAISGTLGERADLKWAAQPAAPGQLRAECAWSGDAGTGAKLASALRAWPMLRFEVTEDPSPGVDGVRYCFAPVLGLWHAKTSANGDIVVSEDQLRALAARSRGGESFAHGVDEILGAAWDDALEPFRRAGDGAPVTWLHRVG is encoded by the coding sequence GTGAGCACCCGTGGCAGCACCAGTGGCGTGGTCTACGTCCACTCGTCGCCGTCTGCGGTCTGTCCGCACGTCGAGTGGGCCATCTCGGGCACCCTCGGTGAGCGAGCGGACCTCAAGTGGGCGGCACAGCCCGCGGCGCCGGGACAGTTGCGCGCCGAGTGCGCCTGGTCCGGCGACGCCGGCACGGGCGCGAAACTCGCGTCCGCGCTGCGGGCCTGGCCGATGCTGAGGTTCGAGGTCACGGAGGACCCCAGTCCGGGCGTCGACGGTGTGCGGTACTGCTTCGCACCCGTGCTCGGCCTGTGGCACGCCAAGACCAGCGCGAACGGGGACATCGTCGTCTCCGAGGACCAGTTGCGCGCCCTCGCCGCCCGCAGCCGTGGCGGTGAGTCGTTCGCACACGGTGTCGACGAGATCCTCGGCGCCGCCTGGGACGACGCGCTGGAGCCCTTCCGCCGTGCCGGTGACGGCGCGCCGGTGACCTGGTTGCACCGGGTCGGTTGA
- a CDS encoding dihydrolipoyl dehydrogenase family protein, with product MIVIGGGPVGENAAARTAAAGLRTVLVEAERVGGECSYWACMPSKALLRPGHALAAARRVPGVPVGDRIDPVAVFARRDGFTSGWDDAGQVEWATGAGIEVVRGRARLVGERRVSVDGRELAATRAVVVCTGSVPRTPPVPGLADVPSWTSRDATSAHEVPPALVVLGGGVVGVELAQAWARLGSDVTLVVSGDRPLPRFEPFAGDAVVAGLRADGITVETGARAVSASTVDGGVALGLADGRVVSGSHLLVATGRQPATFDLGVEAFGFTPGQALPVDDLGRVSGVDWLYAAGDVTGRAPLTHQGKYAARAVGTAIVAGTTSAPPWSAAVATADHTAVPQVVFTDPEVAFVGRTAAQAREAGLDVRVVEIDIAVAGSSLHADGYTGRAAMVVDERTRTLVGVTFVGPDVAELLHAATIAIVGEVPVDRLWHAVPAYPTISEVWLRLLEAYGL from the coding sequence GTGATCGTCATCGGCGGTGGGCCGGTCGGGGAGAACGCCGCGGCCCGGACCGCCGCCGCGGGTCTGCGCACGGTGCTCGTCGAGGCCGAACGCGTGGGCGGCGAGTGCTCGTACTGGGCGTGCATGCCCAGCAAGGCGTTGCTGCGCCCCGGGCACGCACTCGCCGCCGCACGCCGGGTGCCCGGCGTGCCCGTCGGGGACCGGATCGACCCCGTCGCGGTGTTCGCCCGCCGCGACGGGTTCACCTCGGGGTGGGACGACGCCGGTCAGGTCGAGTGGGCGACCGGTGCCGGCATCGAGGTGGTGCGCGGTCGGGCCCGACTGGTCGGCGAACGCCGGGTGTCGGTCGACGGCCGCGAACTCGCCGCGACCAGGGCCGTGGTCGTGTGCACCGGCAGCGTTCCGCGTACGCCGCCGGTGCCCGGCCTGGCCGACGTCCCGTCCTGGACCTCGCGCGACGCCACGTCGGCGCACGAGGTACCGCCGGCGCTGGTCGTGCTCGGCGGGGGAGTGGTGGGGGTCGAGCTGGCCCAGGCGTGGGCCCGGCTCGGCTCCGACGTGACGCTGGTGGTGTCCGGTGACCGGCCGCTGCCGAGGTTCGAGCCGTTCGCGGGCGACGCGGTCGTGGCCGGGTTGCGCGCGGACGGCATCACCGTGGAGACCGGTGCCCGTGCGGTTTCAGCGTCCACTGTGGACGGTGGGGTCGCGCTGGGGCTGGCCGACGGGCGCGTGGTCTCCGGCTCGCACCTGCTCGTCGCCACCGGGCGGCAGCCCGCGACCTTCGACCTCGGCGTGGAGGCGTTCGGGTTCACGCCGGGGCAGGCGCTGCCCGTCGACGACCTCGGCCGGGTGTCCGGAGTGGACTGGCTGTACGCGGCGGGTGACGTCACCGGCCGCGCACCGCTGACCCACCAGGGCAAGTACGCCGCCCGCGCGGTCGGCACCGCCATCGTCGCCGGCACGACGTCCGCCCCGCCGTGGTCCGCTGCCGTCGCCACCGCCGACCACACGGCCGTGCCGCAGGTCGTGTTCACCGACCCCGAGGTCGCCTTCGTCGGCCGCACGGCGGCGCAGGCGCGCGAGGCCGGGCTCGACGTGCGCGTTGTGGAGATCGACATCGCGGTGGCCGGGTCCTCGCTGCACGCCGACGGCTACACCGGCCGCGCGGCCATGGTCGTCGACGAGCGGACCCGCACGCTGGTCGGCGTGACGTTCGTCGGACCCGACGTCGCGGAACTCCTCCACGCCGCGACGATCGCGATCGTCGGCGAGGTGCCCGTCGACCGGCTGTGGCACGCCGTCCCGGCGTACCCGACGATCAGCGAGGTGTGGCTGCGGTTGCTGGAGGCTTACGGGTTGTGA
- a CDS encoding TetR/AcrR family transcriptional regulator: protein MARLLQICSLGLPARIHQDVLVPENPAENRLAKVMRRQPVQQRGAATVTAIVDACATLLNEYDYDDITTARIVELAGVPIGSFYQYFPDKRSVVHALALRGMEEYLGRVESLLTAEPLADWRDAARRVVAVYLRMVAELPGFGRVRFSDLLDGHRLDSSVDQYELMAERLRDLFVDRYAVRGSAPVTLTFRMAAQAADAMFKLAARVDAEERPLVLSTADGVILKMLSGVFDPA from the coding sequence GTGGCCCGGCTGTTGCAAATCTGTAGTTTGGGATTACCCGCTCGTATCCATCAAGATGTCCTGGTGCCTGAAAATCCCGCCGAAAACCGCTTAGCCAAGGTGATGCGTCGTCAGCCGGTGCAGCAGCGCGGCGCCGCCACGGTGACCGCCATTGTCGATGCCTGCGCGACACTGCTCAACGAGTACGACTACGACGACATCACCACAGCCAGGATCGTCGAGCTGGCCGGCGTGCCAATCGGATCGTTCTACCAATACTTCCCGGACAAGCGTTCCGTCGTGCACGCCCTGGCGCTGCGCGGCATGGAGGAGTACCTGGGCCGGGTGGAAAGCCTGCTGACCGCCGAACCCCTCGCCGACTGGCGCGACGCCGCGCGCCGGGTCGTCGCCGTGTACCTGCGGATGGTGGCCGAACTGCCCGGTTTCGGCCGGGTGCGGTTCAGCGACCTGCTCGACGGTCACCGCCTCGACTCCAGCGTGGACCAGTACGAACTGATGGCCGAACGACTCCGTGACCTGTTCGTCGACCGTTACGCGGTGCGTGGCAGCGCACCCGTGACGCTGACCTTCCGCATGGCCGCCCAGGCCGCCGACGCGATGTTCAAGCTCGCCGCGCGCGTCGACGCCGAGGAACGGCCCCTGGTGCTCAGCACGGCCGACGGTGTGATCCTGAAAATGCTGTCCGGGGTCTTCGACCCCGCGTGA